TGGAAAAGGAGGGAAATAGTTGCCATGGCTTTAGGAAGATACAATAGggtagataataataacaataagtcTTCGAGTTATTGTTCCACCGTCACCATTGTGATTTTCATGGGATTATGTTTAGTTGGGATTTGGATGATAACTTCGTCCTGGGTTGTCCCGGTCCAAAACGGGGATGACCCGgctgaagaaaagaaaaatcagctcaagGATCAGGTTGAGACGGTAATCGTGGATAGCAATGACAGAGACAATAAGCCGCAGTTTGAAGATAAGCGTAATGATCTACATAAAGATGGCCTGGAAAAGGATTTAGACGTGAGTCTGGATAAATATAAAGGTAAAGCCAACTTAGCTGCAGAAGAAAATCAGGAGAAAACTGAAGAGACTAAGTGGGACAAGTCTAAGAAGGATAATCAGCAATTCAATTCTGTAGGTGGAGAGAAAAACGTTTACAACAGTGAGAATCTGGGTGGACAAGGGTCTGAAAATGCTGAAAAGAAATCTGATTCTAATAAGGATGACAAGAAATCTGGTTCTGAGAATGCTGAAAAGAAAGGAGATGAAAGCACTTCCAGGACTTATGGGGATAAGGTTGATAAAAATGATGACAAGGTGTCGGATAAACGCTCAGCTGATCAGGTGAAAAAGAAGAGTTCAAATGAAGATTCCCCAAAAGGAGATAAGGTGTTTGATAAAAGCTTTGATGATCAGGTGAAAAAGAGCTCAAATGAAGTTTTCCCTAAAGGGGATAAGGTTGACAAAAATAATGACAATGGGTTCGATAAAAGCTCTGATAGTCAAGTGAAAAAGAGTTCAAATGAAGATGCCCCAAAAGGAGATAAGGTGTTTGATAATAGCTTTGATGATCAGGTGAAAAAGAGCTCAAATGAAGTTTTCCCTAAAGTGGATAAGGTTGACAAAAATAATGACAATGTGTTCGATAAAAGCTCTGATAGTCAAGTGAAAAAGAGTTCAAATGAAGATGCCCCAAAAGGCGATAAGGTGTTTGATAAAAGCTCTGATGATCAGGTGAAAAAGAGCTCAAAAGAAGTTTTCCCTAAAGGGGATAAGGTTGACAAAAGTAATGACAATGTGTTCGATAAAAGCTCTGGTAGTCAAGTGAAAAAGAGCTCAAATGAAGTTTTCCCATCTGTTGCTCAATCTGAGCTTTTGAATGAAACCATGATTCACAATGGATCATTCACTACTCAAGCGGCAGaatcaaataaagaaaaaaatgctCAGTCATCATCAAACTCATCATCAAAGGATTACATTTGGAAGCTTTGCAATTCCACTGCCGGGCCTGATTTTATCCCATGCCTTGACAATTGTGAAGCCATCAGGAATCTTCCTACTAACATACATTATGAGCATCGAGAAAGGCACTGTCCAGAAGTGCCACCAACCTGCCTTGTTCCTCTTCCTGAAGGATACAAATTCCCAATAGAGTGGCCGAAAAGTAGGGACAAGGTACTTGAACTTAATATGTGCTGGTTTAAGTTTTCACTTTGGTTTTGTGACTGATAAGATGAATTAACAAAAGCTTTCCTCCTCCTTCAGATTTGGTACAAAAATGTTCCCCACTCCAAGCTAGTAGAATTTAAGGGGGGtcagaattggttgaaaattacTGGGGATTACTTAACATTTCCTGGTGGTGGAACCCAGTTTAGGAGAGGTGCACTTCATTATATCGACTTTATACAAAAGGTGAGTGCTCGAAGTGAACGTATATCTTTGAATTTCTTTATTATATCATACAATTTATTACTGTGTTTCACTCCTTCTGGTGTGGTCACTACTTGTTGAATATTCATTCTAGTCTTTCAATTTGTTAACTATTATTACAGTGGTAAACTTATATAACACATGATAAAAGCTTTGATATGAATGTCATTTGTTCTGAAGCTATAGCTTAAAATGACATTTCGGTACCTTAAAGTGAAACACAATAGCTATTGTTTATCAGTTCCTTCGATTTCCATTATGAGCCAACCGTGATTGTTTTGATAGTAATCTGAATTCTACGAATACAACATATCATCCATGTCAATATTATGCTTACCTATAATGCATTGGCTTAAAATTTGTGTTACAACCAAACTGTTCATTAAGGTCTATTGAGATTTTAATGAGTGCATATTTCCTAATAAGTTAATACTTCCTGTAATTACAAGTTGTAGAAAAAGCCTATCTACCGTAAAAGAAGCAATTTAGTGGATTTTAACTTAGAAACCCTATAGGCAGCTAGCAGAGGCAAACATAATGAGTACTTCCAAGcagatttttattttaataggtATGTTAAACCCACAATTTTACGTTCCATGAAAGAGGTCGCGAGCTTATACTTGAAGCCTTTCCTAGAtgtgaaattttttgtttttattggaGCATTTCTTCCAATAAGTTGAAATTGATTCATCAACTCCTCATTTCTAATTGCTTATTAATGGGAGTAGGGATTGGAGTATTCATGAATAAGTTTTGTAGTTAACAGGCATGCCCGTAAGGAGAGTCAAGAAGTTCATAGTATCTCAATTCTGGACACATGTTGATATATGTTTTAATGTATGCTTATGTGTGCATATGATATATCTGTTTCATTTCTCTCGAGGCGTTCATCCGCAACTTTGATTGCGTGAATCTTTCTACAAATATTTGATGCTTTAAAAGAATGTTTGTTTACCACGTCTGGAATTACCTGTTGCATTCCGATAATGATGACAATAAGCAAAAAATTACTTTTATTCATGGTCAATATTTTCCTCTCCTGCATATGTTATATCAACTTGCGCTTGATGTTTGATTATTCATGCAGGCTGTGCCTGATATAGCATGGGGAAAACGCTCTCGTGTAATATTGGACGTCGGATGTGGGGTTGCCAGCTTTGGAGGTTATCTTTTTGAAAGAAATGTGCTGGCCATGTCCCTAGCACCAAAAGATGAACATGAAGCTCAAGTACAATTTGCACTTGAAAGGGGGATTCCTGCTGTGTCTGCTGTGATGGGTACTAAAAGACTTCCCTACCCTGGCACTGTATTTGATATTATTCATTGTGCACGATGTAGAGTGCCATGGCACATAGAAGGTATATTTCAACCTACTTCACAAAATTTTAATTATGGGATTGGCTGTGCTTGAATATTTGTTGGTCTTAGCAATATGCAGGTGGTAAACTCCTCTTGGAGCTCAATCGTTTGCTGCGACCCGGTGGTTTCTTTTTGTGGTCTGCTACTCCTGTTTATCAGTTAAAAGCTCAGGATGTTGAAATCTGGAAGGGTATATAATTCCATTGTACCGTCTTTGGCCTTGTATGAGAACTATTTTGTGTCTTACTGCTGCCTAATTTATGTGTGGATTTTGTACAGCTATGATTGAACAAACAAAAGCTATGTGCTGGGAGCTTGTAAACAAAACTTCTAAAGAACCAATAAATAAGGTGGCCATAGCAACATTTAGAAAGCCTACATCTAATGAGTGCTATAAGCAAAGGTCACAACAAGAACCTCCACTATGTCTCGAGTCCGATGATCCAAACGCGGCTTGGTAATACTTTTTTCCCTCTAACTTGGATGTAAAAAGTATATTCCGGCTAAAACTATTCTAGCACTTCTTTATAAGATGACACCAGAAATATCCACTGCACGGTAAGCAAGATAACATGCATTCTTTGAGTAAGCTACGGAAATACTCTTTTTCTAAGTTCAGCACAACTATCTGATTGCCCTGTAGGAACAAAACGCATATCACTAATCCAAAGAATCTCGTTGCTCTTTCCACTGGTACTTTAGAATAAATATGGATCTCTTGCAATATAGCTATTCAAAGAGCCATTCGTTTTATTTCTTATCGACAGGAATGTGCCACTTCAAACATGCATGCACAAAGTGCCTCTAGATCCATCAGAACGTGGGTCTAAGTGGCCTGAGGAATGGCCAGCAAGGTTGGAAAAATCACCTTATTGGTTGTTGAGTTCCCAAGTCGGAGTTTATGGCAAAGCAGCACCAGAAGATCTTGCTGCAGACAATGAGCATTGGAAACAGGTGGTAACCAAGTCATACATGCAAGGAATGGGAATAAATTGGTCATCAGTCAGAAATGTCATGGACATGAAAGCTGTTTATGGAGGGTAAGCAACAATTTCCTTTTTCCCTATGAAGTAGGAAGGAAATAACGGTTTGACAGGCTTCCCTTTTAGTTATTCTGACTGTGGTATGCGCACAGATTTGCTGCGGCACTCAAAGATATGAATTTATGGGTCATGAATGTGATCCCAGTTGACTTTCCAGATACACTTCCCATAATATATGAAAGAGGTCTGTTTGGCATGTATCATGATTGGTGTGAATCATTTAGCACCTATCCAAGATCTTACGATCTTCTCCATGCCGACCATATATTCTCCAGGGTTAAAAAGAGGTTTGTATTTTTCATATTTCTTTGAGTCATAGTTCTATAACCTGttcttttaataaataaaaattccaTTTACCTTTTCATCATGTATGGTTTAGAACCAGGATCCCTATTTCCAGTGTAAGCCATAATATGCTATTAATCATCTGCTTCACCCGTTAACTTTGCCATTCTTTACGAACACGTAGGTGCAATTTCGTGGCTGTGGTTGCCGAGGTGGATCGTATTTTAAGACCGGGAGGAAAGCTTATTGCTCGGGATGATGTCGAAACCATTACCGAGCTGGAGAATATGGTACGGTCCATGCATTGGGAAGTCCGGTTGAGTTACTCTAAGGACAAGGAAGGCTTGCTGTGTGTCCAGAAATCCATGTGGCGACCTACAGAGGTGGAGACGCTCACATATGCCATTGCTTAGGCATGCTATCTCCTATCATCACATTCTCGTTTTTGCCACATTTTGCAATTTTTGGTGATTAGTTCTCTATGTTATAGCCTTTGTAGGCTTGTATCATGTTAAGTAGGcctttagtttattattattattattattattattattattattttattcctttAAACTCTAAGCTTGGCGTTTCCAAGTTTTCCTGTAATATCATACTGTGAGTTCTTCAATGGAAAATAATGTTCAGGCATTCATGGCTGGAACATTTATAGAAACTAAAGCTGGCAATAATGTTACAAAAACCACTACTAATGAAAGTTATTAAACTAACTATTCCAGTAATCTGGATAATCAATTTTACAATATACGATCAATTAAACGATAAAAAGCAATACAAATACAAAATCTTTGAAATTTCAATACTGgaaaattttaagcttaaatTCAAGAGCTTATAAGAAACAAAGAACGAAAATGGAAATATGATTCATTGTTACAATGTTTAACCACCATATATTACGAACGGCGTTAAAAAAAgagattatataagaaattattattattttctttttacgaTTTTCTTTAGTCGCTCTTTCCTTTCTttatatttaatcttttaaattatttttataacactTCATAATTCTATTTCTTGCATTGCCACATGTCTCGGCTGGGGTAGGGTATAACAATTGTCCCCCTTTAGTCGAGAGGTTTAGGGTAGCGGACTTAAAGACACTCGCGAACGACTCTTCATTTGGTATCATCCGACTGGTCACTCAATGATCAACCACCTGCATGCTTCATACTGCCTATAGGAAGGCCACCTATCTTTTGCACTAGCTGGCCCCTCTATTATTAGGACACCTACTTTTAGCAAGCCCTCCATTATGCCACTCTCGCTTTTACTAACATGCTCTTATCTTTAGAAGGGGACTACTAAGGCTTAACAACTTTGTATTACTTCAACAATTGAAATGTCAGAGTAGGCTCACGCAGTACCACACTTGGTGACAATTGACGTTTAACAAACTTGCCACCTAGCCGATCATACCGATTGGCTACCATTCGTATTGTCAATGACATGGTACTATCAAGCAAGCGGACCTTCCCTTTATATATACCTCAACCCGCGATGAGTGAGGTTCACCTTTATTACTCCCTTAAAACCCTAACTCTCTATAGCCTCTTCTCCTTATCTACTTACTCCTTCCTTCCTACTTCGATTTTTAACCAGTAATAGGTGAACTGACTTTCTAATCACCATATCATTTCCTCCCTATCTTCTTCTTAAATACTAGTATCAATAAGAGGTAtacatgcaaaaaaaaaaaagtaaaaaaatattgacctatttataatattattggtGTTAATTATAATTAtctttttataaattaatttgttTTTCATATTACAATTTATAAGATtattttaaattacttttattgttattgtttttataataattttttattctaatcgttaattataattgtttttcATAAATTTGTTTGTTAATacaaatttttataataaaaatattaccaTATTTATTaactataattattttaatgaaaCTTTTCAAATTTAAGAATAAACATATATTTAGTGAGGTTTGCCGTCCTTGGCACGCTACTGTCTGTCGCTCTAGCAAAGTGTTTAGGGtttttttgatttgttttttgGTTTAGTTCTGTGGAGGCGGCGCTTTTTGGCTGTGATCTCTTGCGCACTGTTGATAGAAGGTACAGTTTGCAATTGGACCTGCAAAGATAGAAAACGAACTGGCTTAACTTTCAATTaatgatgaagaagatgaagtTTTTCAAATACAACCAGATCTGAATAAAGAAGGAAGGGGGGGAGATTATCCAACTTGTGGGTTGTTTTCTTACTGCTAGCGTCATTCACTTTCCAGCAATGATGAGTACTTTGGCTAATTTGTGGTACCCGGTTTGGGGCGTTCAGATCTGAGATCTGGGAGAGAAAAGGTATTTGTTCCAATTTTTTCATATTATGGATCTGGAAAAGGTTATTAAGGGTTCACCTTGGACCTTCAACAACCATTTGTTGCTTCTTTATAAATTGAATTGGAGAGAGGATCCACTACAAGTACCCTTAGTTATGACGCTGTTTTGGGTTCAAATACATGATTTCCCATTGGATTATTTTCTGAGAGTTTGGCTGTTCAAATGGGGAATTTTTTAGGGGTTTTTTTAGAGTATGATGGCTCTAACTTGGGTAAGGAGAATAGGAATTTTATAAGGATCAGAGTCCAAATTGATGTAAGATGTCCTTTAAAAAGGAAGAAGCAAATTCTGTTTTCTTGTAGAAGGTCATATTTCAATTTCAAATATGAACGATtatctttattttgttttttctgTGAAAGATTGGGCCATAGCGACTCCTTCTGTGAAGCAAATATGACACTTGGTGTGGAAGTAGCTGAAATGGGTTGGGATTTGTCTCTACGAGCCCAGACTCGTAGAGCGTTAGCAATGAAGAGTATATGGCTAAGGGAGGATGGAGAAGGGAAATGGGAGATGATGGGGGACATATTGTAGGAGAATGGAAGGGGTTTTAGAGGAAGGAAGATAAAAGAAGTTACGTAAAACTTGTGGACCCAGCTATTGGATTTAATTTAAAAGGGGGATCATCCAGTTCTAATCAAAGGGTGATAGATGTATTGCCAAAATAGTTTTATGATTCTATGGAGCATGATTTGGAAGACCCACCACTAATCGGAGAGGAGGGGAAGAAAAGATCTAGAATTGAATATAACAATTTCgtagaaaatgatgataatagtAAGGTGCTGTCCAGAAATGGAAAAGTGGAGGAAAGTAATTTAATATTATCGGCGGCTGCCAAGAGGCAAGCAGAccgaatttaataaaaaatcttAAGTTGGAACGTTCAGGGTTTAAGGAGACCTCGAACAATCAGAAGACTTCGGCATTTGCTGAAGACTTGTAATCCCCAATTAGTCTTCTTTATGGAGACTAAACTTTGTAGTTTACAAATGGAGAGAGTTCGAAGAAGTTGTGGTTTTGCAAATGGAATTGAAGTTGATTCAGATGGAACGAGAGGAGGCTTGTGTATGGCATGAAAAAATGATATCGCGATAACCCTCAAAAGTTTTTTCAAGAGGCACATTGATGTAATAGAGGATGATGCAGAAATCAGTGGAAATTGGCGTCTTACGGGCTTTTATGGTACCCTTTATGTTCGAGATAGAGAAGACTCTTGGGCTGTACTAAAAACTCTAAGTCACGAAGAAGATATCCCTTGGTTTGTTTGTGGGgactttaatgaaattatgtatggTTTCGAGAAACAGGGAGGCTTACCaagagaagagagaatgatggATTTGTTCCAGAAAATGCTAGAGAAATGTCAACTAAATGATGTGGGTTTTTCGAAGAGGTGGTTTACTTAGGAGAGGGGAAATCTACCTGAGACAAATATACAAGAATGGCTTGATAGGGGGTTGCTAATGCAAGTTGGATGGCTTTGTTTCCTAGAGTGGTAGTCCAACATTTGGTTAATTCGTTTTCTGATCATTGTCCCCTATTGATTGAGACTCGTAAAGAAGAGGTCATGAGAAGAGAAGGTAATTTCAAATTCGAAGCATGGTGGACGCTAGAAGACTCTTTTAATAAAGAAGTTAAAAACCTTTGGGAAAAGGCAGTAGATCTTTGGCAAAAGCTTGAGTTTTTGAGAATAGGGCTGAAAAGGTGGTCGAAGACGATTCGAATGAATAGAAACTGGAAAAAGGAGATGTTAACAACGAAATTATTAGAACTAGTAGATGCTGAAAGGGATGAAGGAAATTTAGCCGACATGATTGACAAAAAAATTCAGCCAAactttgaaattgaaaaggaagaaTATTACTGGGAACAGATGCTCAGTTGAATTGGCTGCAATTTGGCGATAGGAACACAGCTTTTTTTCACAGTCATGCAACACAAAGGAGGAGGAAGAATCAGATTAAGGAGCTGCACTATGACAATGGAGAGTTCACGGAAGACGTTCAGGAAATAGATGACATTGCACGGGTATATTTCGAGAATTTATTTAAAGGAAAGAGGACTACTTTTAATGAACATGTATTTTTGGGTATTAAACGGTGTATCTTTGATAAAGATAATAGTAAACTCTAAGCGCCTTACGAGGAGGAGGAAATTCAAGCTTTATTTGAGATGGGGTTTACAAAGGCACCAAGAGAGGATGGATTTTCCCTACAAATACACCAGGAGATGATGGATTTCCAGCCCTTTTTTACCAAAGATGCTGGGATCGTTGGGAATGATGTTGTTTCTTTTTGCCTAAATCTTCTAAATGGTGAGATGGTGGTTAGTTCAATTAATGCGACACAGATTGTGCTGATTCCAAAGATTTTTAACCCTTCTAATCTGACTCATTTTCAGCTAATTAGTTTATGTAATGTTATTTACAAAATCGTGGCAAAGGTGATTGCAAATAGATTTAGAAAAGTTATTGATAAATGTATTGATGAAGCACAGAGCGCATTTGTGCCAGGGAGACTCATAACAGATAATACATTAGTGGCCTATGAAATTTTACATTCGATGAAACAGAAGAGAAGGGGGAAGAAGGGATTTATGGCAGTCAAATTAGATATGAGTAAGGCCTATGACAGAGTAAAATGGAACTTTCTTCAAGAAATCATGATTAGAATGGGTTTCGCTCAAAAATGGATTGAATCTATTATGAAATGCATCTCTAGTGTTTCCTATTCAATAGTGGTTAATGGCAATAAAAGAGATATTTTCTATCCAACAAGGGGACTTAGGCAATGAGACCCATTAAGCCCTTTTTTATTCTTGATATGTGGGGAGGGCCTATCGGGTCTAATACGAACGGCTACTAGTATCTCATTTATTATTTGCTGATGACTGCATACTGTTTGAAGAAGCAACAAGAAGAGGTGTAAGCGCAATTAAGCAGATCTTGCGAGAGTATAGAAATAGTTCAAGTCAGTGCGTAAATTTTGAAAAGTCGACAGTCTTTTTTAGCAGTAATATATCTGAGGAAGTCAGACAGATGGTGGTCACCCAATTGGGAATTCGCAACTCCAGTGATTTAAAAAGGTATTTAAGGCTGCCAAGTTTGGTTGGGAGAAGGAAAAAAAATCTTTTCAAGCATTGAAGGATAAAATAAAACAGCGGATTGATAATTGGAGTACGAGATTACTATCTCAGGGAGGAAAGGAGATATTTATTAAAGCAGTTTTACAAGCGATACCGACTTACTCAATGGCATGTTTTCTATTACCAAAGACATTATGTGATGAAATGGAAAGCATTGTCGCCAAATTTTGGTGGCAAAAGGGACGTGGGAGGAGAGGAATTCATTGGTATTCTTGAAGAGATATGTGTTCTTTAAAAGAAGTTGGAGGTATGGGTTTTCGAAATTTTAGCCAATTTAATATTGCGCTAGTAGCTAAGCAGGGTTGGTGTTTCATTAATAATCTGAGTTCCTTATTAGCTAAAGTTTTAAAAGCCAAATATTATCCGCAATCAAATTTTTTGAACACACAGTTGGGTTGGTTACCATCATATACTTGGAAGAGCATCTGGGCAGCCCGAGGGCTCATTCAGGACAGACTGTGTTGGAGAGTCGAACGAGGGACAGAGATTGATGTATGAACTGATTATTGGATTCCTGAATGTGGAGCCATTGGTAGGCAAGATAGAGAGACAAATAGTGAAGTATTATCAGTTTTGGATTTAATCAACAGTACCAGTAGGACTTGGAAGCGAGATCTAATCAACAGTACCTTTCAATCGGACATAGCGCAAAAAATTCTGAAGATTCCCTTAGCAGATACAGAACATGCTGACTTTCAGGTGTGGAGAGAGGAACCTTAAGGGGAGTTCTCAGTCAGAAGCACCTATAAACTATTACATAATTCTAGCTTGAATCCTAATATTTATCTTTTACAGCCTGAAATAAGAAATTTCTATAGGAAATTATGGGATTTACAGCTACCAGGTAAAATAAAGATACTGATCTGACGAATTTCCTAGAACTACATTCATTCACTAGTAAATCtaatgtaataccccgaaaatttatagtaagatattatccttgatatagtaaaataaggaaataaagtgacaaaaagggaaattttgagttatgtcaaaattgagaagtatattatgatatattaattcaagaaaggactaaattgtaaaagtgagaaaatttttgttgcacaagagtaaatactcaaattttgaggggttaaagtgtaaatatgaaaaatttgaaggaccaatagtgtaaatattttaagagtggaatgatctagaaactaaggaaatcgatgaattaggaccaaattgaataggtgaataactatgaaggactaaattataattttaccaaattaaatggtgactcaaggatggaattttaaaagataatgaagggcaaaatggtcaattggaagagagagaaatatagaaagcaatgatgatgttggagatattttagattaaataaataaataaatattagtttattaatattttaatttaatttttaaatgatattttattattttattattattttatttagtatatataaggaaagaaagataaaGAATCATCATCTTTTTC
This is a stretch of genomic DNA from Gossypium arboreum isolate Shixiya-1 chromosome 11, ASM2569848v2, whole genome shotgun sequence. It encodes these proteins:
- the LOC108472987 gene encoding probable methyltransferase PMT26, which encodes MALGRYNRVDNNNNKSSSYCSTVTIVIFMGLCLVGIWMITSSWVVPVQNGDDPAEEKKNQLKDQVETVIVDSNDRDNKPQFEDKRNDLHKDGLEKDLDVSLDKYKGKANLAAEENQEKTEETKWDKSKKDNQQFNSVGGEKNVYNSENLGGQGSENAEKKSDSNKDDKKSGSENAEKKGDESTSRTYGDKVDKNDDKVSDKRSADQVKKKSSNEDSPKGDKVFDKSFDDQVKKSSNEVFPKGDKVDKNNDNGFDKSSDSQVKKSSNEDAPKGDKVFDNSFDDQVKKSSNEVFPKVDKVDKNNDNVFDKSSDSQVKKSSNEDAPKGDKVFDKSSDDQVKKSSKEVFPKGDKVDKSNDNVFDKSSGSQVKKSSNEVFPSVAQSELLNETMIHNGSFTTQAAESNKEKNAQSSSNSSSKDYIWKLCNSTAGPDFIPCLDNCEAIRNLPTNIHYEHRERHCPEVPPTCLVPLPEGYKFPIEWPKSRDKIWYKNVPHSKLVEFKGGQNWLKITGDYLTFPGGGTQFRRGALHYIDFIQKAVPDIAWGKRSRVILDVGCGVASFGGYLFERNVLAMSLAPKDEHEAQVQFALERGIPAVSAVMGTKRLPYPGTVFDIIHCARCRVPWHIEGGKLLLELNRLLRPGGFFLWSATPVYQLKAQDVEIWKAMIEQTKAMCWELVNKTSKEPINKVAIATFRKPTSNECYKQRSQQEPPLCLESDDPNAAWNVPLQTCMHKVPLDPSERGSKWPEEWPARLEKSPYWLLSSQVGVYGKAAPEDLAADNEHWKQVVTKSYMQGMGINWSSVRNVMDMKAVYGGFAAALKDMNLWVMNVIPVDFPDTLPIIYERGLFGMYHDWCESFSTYPRSYDLLHADHIFSRVKKRCNFVAVVAEVDRILRPGGKLIARDDVETITELENMVRSMHWEVRLSYSKDKEGLLCVQKSMWRPTEVETLTYAIA